The following proteins are co-located in the Manihot esculenta cultivar AM560-2 chromosome 7, M.esculenta_v8, whole genome shotgun sequence genome:
- the LOC110619482 gene encoding putative disease resistance protein RGA3 → MADGVLSNVVGDIITKLGSRALHEIGLWWGVKGELKKLEATVSSIRNVLLDAEEQQKLNRQVKCWLERLEEVVYDADDLVDDFATEALRRRVMTGNRMTKEVSLFFSSSNKLVYGFKMGHKVKAIRERLADIEADRKFNLEVRTDQESIVWRDQTTSSLPEVVIGREGDKKAITQLVLSSNGEECVSVLSIVGIGGLGKTTLAQIILNDEMIKNSFEPRIWVCVSEPFDVKMTVGKILESATGNKSEDLGLEALKSRLEKIISGKKYLLVLDDVWNENREKWQNLKRLLVGGSSGSKILITTRSKKVADISGTTAPHVLEGLSLDESWSLFLHVALKGQEPKHANVREMGKEILKKCHGVPLAIKTIASLLYAKNPETEWLPFLTKELSRISQDGNDIMPTLKLSYDHLPSHLKHCFAYCAIYPKDYVIDVKTLIHLWIAQGFIESPSTSDCLEDIGLEYFMKLWWRSFFQEVERDRCGNVESCKMHDLMHDLATTVGGKRIQLVNSDAPNIDEKTHHVALNLVVAPQEILNNAKRVRSILLSEEHNVDQLFIYKNLKFLRVFTMHSYRIMDNSIKMLKYLRYLDVSDNEKLKALSNSITDLLNLQVLDVSYCDELKELPKDIKKLVNLRHLYCEGCNSLTHMPRGLGQLTSLQTLSLFVVGKGHISSKDVGKINELNKLNNLRGRLEIRNLGCVDDEIVNVNLKEKPLLQSLKLRWEESWEDSNVDRDEMAFQNLQPHPNLKELLVFGYGGRRFPSWFSSLTNLVYLCIWNCKRYQHLPPMDQIPSLQYLEIWGVDDLEYMEIEGQPTSFFPSLKTLVLYGCPKLKGWQKKKEDDSTALELLQFPCLSYFVCEDCPNLKSIPQFPSLDDSLHLLHASPQLVHQIFTPSISSSSSIIPPLSKLKNLWIRDIKELESLPPDGLRNLTCLQRLTIEICPAIKCLPQEMRSLTSLRELDIDDCPQLKERCGNRKGADWAFISHIPNIEVDNQRIQREGRYLLDDEASINEG, encoded by the coding sequence ATGGCCGACGGAGTTCTCTCTAACGTTGTCGGAGATATCATTACCAAGCTGGGTTCTCGAGCCCTTCATGAGATCGGATTGTGGTGGGGCGTCAAAGGTGAGCTTAAGAAACTTGAGGCCACAGTTTCTAGTATTCGCAACGTTCTTCTGGATGCTGAGGAGCAGCAGAAACTTAACCGTCAAGTGAAATGCTGGCTTGAGAGGCTAGAAGAAGTGGTTTATGATGCTGATGATTTGGTAGATGACTTCGCCACAGAAGCCCTAAGGCGCCGAGTGATGACTGGAAATAGAATGACAAAGGAGGTAAGTCTCTTCTTTTCGTCTTCAAATAAActtgtttatggttttaaaatGGGTCATAAAGTTAAGGCGATTAGGGAGAGGCTAGCTGATATTGAAGCTGacagaaaatttaatttagaggTTCGTACTGATCAGGAGAGTATTGTATGGAGGGATCAAACTACGTCCTCTTTACCTGAAGTGGTTATTGGGAGAGAGGGTGACAAAAAGGCAATTACACAACTTGTATTGTCTTCCAATGGTGAAGAGTGTGTTTCAGTCCTCTCAATTGTTGGAATTGGAGGATTAGGGAAGACCACTCTTGCTCAAATCATATTGAATGATGAAATGATTAAGAATTCATTTGAGCCAAGAATATGGGTGTGTGTTTCAgaaccttttgatgtgaaaaTGACTGTTGGAAAGATTCTAGAGTCTGCAACAGGGAATAAATCGGAAGATCTTGGGTTAGAAGCATTGAAGTCTAGActggaaaaaattattagtggGAAGAAATATCTGCTTGTTCTAGATGATGTGTGGAATGAGAATAGAGAAAAATGGCAGAATTTAAAGAGATTATTAGTGGGTGGCTCTAGTGGAAGTAAGATATTAATAACCACTCGCTCTAAAAAGGTGGCAGATATATCTGGCACAACAGCACCACATGTTTTGGAAGGGTTGTCTCTGGATGAGTCTTGGTCTTTGTTTTTGCATGTAGCACTTAAGGGGCAGGagccaaaacatgcaaatgtaAGAGAGATGGGAAAGGAGATTTTGAAGAAATGTCATGGAGTTCCACTTGCAATAAAAACTATAGCAAGTCTCTTGTATGCGAAAAATCCAGAAACTGAGTGGTTGCCCTTTTTAACAAAAGAACTCTCAAGAATAAGTCAAGATGGTAATGATATTATGCCAACACTGAAGCTAAGTTATGATCATCTCCCATCACATTTGAAGCATTGTTTTGCATATTGCGCAATATATCCAAAAGATTATGTGATTGATGTGAAAACATTAATCCATCTTTGGATTGCACAAGGGTTTATTGAATCACCAAGTACGAGTGATTGTCTTGAAGATATTGGGCTTGAATATTTTATGAAACTGTGGTGGAGGTCATTTTTTCAAGAGGTGGAAAGAGATAGATGTGGAAATGTAGAAAGCTGTaaaatgcatgatttaatgcaCGATCTCGCAACCACAGTGGGTGGAAAGAGGATTCAGCTAGTAAATTCTGATGCACCAAATATTGATGAGAAAACCCATCATGTAGCATTGAATTTAGTTGTTgcaccacaagaaattcttaacAATGCAAAAAGAGTACGATCGATTCTTTTGTCTGAGGAACATAATGTCGATCagctatttatttataaaaatttaaaatttttgcgTGTATTTACTATGCATTCATATAGAATAATGGATAATTCTATAAAAATGCTAAAATATCTAAGATATCTTGACGTTTCCGATAACGAGAAACTTAAAGCACTTTCAAATTCTATTACGGATTTGCTGAATTTACAAGTATTAGATGTCTCTTATTGTGACGAGCTCAAAGAATTGCCTAAAGATATTAAAAAGCTTGTGAATCTTAGGCATTTATATTGTGAAGGTTGTAACTCTTTGACTCATATGCCACGTGGGCTTGGGCAGTTGACTTCACTTCAGACGTTGTCACTGTTCGTAGTGGGAAAAGGGCATATTTCCTCAAAGGATGTtggaaaaataaatgaattgaaTAAGCTTAACAATTTGAGGGGACGTCTTGAAATTAGAAATCTGGGATGTGTGGATGATGAGATTGTAAATGTTAATTTGAAAGAGAAGCCACTCCTTCAATCATTGAAACTACGTTGGGAGGAGAGTTGGGAAGATTCAAATGTTGATAGAGATGAAATGGCATTCCAAAATCTCCAACCACATCCCAATCTtaaagagttacttgtgtttggcTATGGAGGCAGGAGGTTCCCAAGTTGGTTCTCTTCCCTCACGAATCTTGTCTATCTCTGTATATGGAATTGCAAGAGATATCAGCATCTCCCACCAATGGATCAAATCCCTTCTCTTCAATATCTAGAGATTTGGGGAGTAGATGATTTAGAATACATGGAGATTGAGGGACAACCAACATCATTCTTTCCATCCCTAAAGACTCTCGTGCTATATGGTTGTCCTAAGCTTAAAGGAtggcagaagaagaaggaggatgATTCGACAGCTCTTGAGCTACTCCAATTTCCTTGTCTTTCATATTTCGTTTGTGAGGACTGCCCTAATTTGAAGTCCATCCCTCAGTTTCCATCTCTCGATGATTCACTACATTTGCTGCACGCAAGCCCACAACTTGTGCACCAAATATTCACACCAtcaatctcttcttcttcctcaatcATTCCTCCTCTCTCTAAATTGAAGAACCTTTGGATTAGGGACATTAAAGAGCTCGAATCTCTACCTCCAGATGGACTGCGGAATCTCACTTGTCTTCAAAGACTAACCATTGAGATTTGTCCGGCAATAAAGTGTCTGCCTCAAGAGATGCGTTCCCTCACCTCGTTACGAGAATTGGATATCGATGACTGTCCCCAATTGAAGGAAAGATGTGGAAATAGAAAGGGTGCGGATTGGGCTTTCATTTCTCACATCCCAAATATTGAAGTTGATAACCAAAGAATTCAAAGAGAGGGCCGCTATCTACTGGATGATGAAGCTTCG